From Coturnix japonica isolate 7356 chromosome 3, Coturnix japonica 2.1, whole genome shotgun sequence, the proteins below share one genomic window:
- the NPHP1 gene encoding nephrocystin-1 isoform X2 → MPGASADHTDRTDRTAGSSLPWVEALRAESAGAAVGQREALRQRCFQLQKLVDENTNTLRSLKKADEPAPVGNYDQRKEEEEKLLLKLSQQLQKFCHVLDKDNAATKDTVNKGSLKDSRREHKDKEEDEGADDNGESSEEEESEEADEEDGDNLDDPDVKECIAVGSFNAQQEGDLTFTKGEVLLIHDKKADGWWVAENSKGERGLVPRTYLAVHNEDESQEESDGHIEVVDETADGTEIKKRTDSHWSAVRKAITESDTVEILAAMGVVPAGFRLSTLSQLLEEGNQFRASYFLQPKLTPSQLAFKDLVWDPEKNTICPIPTRVSLIVTLCSCKTIPLPASSIQVLSRHVRLCLFDGSRVLSNIHTVRATWQPKNPQTWTFSARVTGISPSLLDGDCFVRSNSLSSDIGLLFELGITYIRNSTGERQELSCGWAFQKLFTSDGMPVPSKLYELPLNGGTPYERGIEVDPSLSRRGSGVLHQLISLRKQPVLVVKLRSLSTQSKDIMNLLPETLIGSMCCIHLLIFYRQILGDALLRDRINMQSAELICNPILATFPQLTDQPDLMDALRSAWVDRERTLKRSEKRDREFLKSVFIQVYHNSAFPLLRSTLLPSYKWADEESEASRWRVIADFLRKSRDNDGALQSLLSPENTQTAFDISELAYDFLGETRKNSPTV, encoded by the exons ATGCCCGGAGCCAGCGCTGATCACACGGACCGAACCGACCGCACCGCGGGCTCATCGCTGCCGTGG GTGGAGGCGCTGCGGGCAGAGAGCGCGGGCGCGGCCGTGGGGCAGCGGGAGGCCTTGAGGCAGAG gtgttttcagctgcagaaactgGTGGACGAGAATACAAATACTCTTCGTAGTTTGAAAAAG gCTGACGAGCCTGCGCCTGTGGGGAATTACGatcagaggaaagaagaagaagaaaagctgttgcTAAAGCtatcccagcagctgcagaaatttTGTCATGTCTTGGATAAGGACAATGCAGCTACAAAGGACACGGT GAACAAGGGGAGTCTGAAAGATTCTCGGAGAGAACACAAAGATAAAGAAGAGGATGAGGGTGCTGATGACAATGGTGAAAgcagtgaggaagaagaaagtgaagaagcAGATGAGGAAGATGGGGATAACTTGGATGATCCTGATGTTAAAGAATGCATTGCAGTGGGAAGCTTTAATGCACAGCAGGAAGGGGACCTCACATTTACG AAAGGTGAAGTCCTGCTTATACATGATAAGAAGGCGGATGGCTGGTGGGTAGCCGAGAACTCAAAAGGGGAGAGAGGCCTCGTGCCTAGGACCTATCTGGCG GTCCATAATGAAGATGAAAGCCAAGAGGAAAGTGATGGACACATAGAAGTGGTGGATGAAACAGCAGAtggaactgaaattaaaaaaag aacagACTCTCACTGGAGTGCTGTAAGAAAAGCTATCACAGAG agtGACACAGTAGAGATATTGGCAGCCATGGGAGTTGTTCCTGCAGGATTCCGTCTATCCACACTTTCCCAGCTCTTAGAAGAAG GTAATCAGTTCAGAGCAAGTTACTTCTTGCAGCCTAAACTTACTCCATCCCAGCTGGCTTTTAAAGATTTGGTGTGGGAccctgaaaaaaatact ATCTGCCCTATACCAACTCGAGTATCCCTGATTGTAACTTTGTGTAGCTGTAAAACGATTCCTCTCCCAGCATCCAGCATTCAGGTTCTCAGTAGACACGTTCGACTCTGTCTATTCGATGGCAGTCGG GTACTGAGTAACATTCATACAGTGAGAGCTACGTGGCAACCTAAAAACCCTCAGACGTGGACCTTTTCTGCAAGG GTAACAGGCATTTCACCCAGCTTACTGGATGGTGACTGTTTTGTCAGGTCCAATTCCTTATCTTCAGACATTGGTTTACTATTCGAACTTGGCATCACTTACATTCGCAAC tcaACAGGTGAACGACAGGAGCTAAGCTGTGGCTGGgcatttcagaagctttttaCTTCTGATGGAATGCCTGTTCCTTCCAA ACTGTATGAGCTGCCATTAAATGGTGGTACTCCCTATGAGAGAGGCATTGAGGTTGACCCATCGCTATCAAGGAGAG GCAGTGGTGTTCTTCATCAGCTTATATCACTCAGGAAGCAGCCTGTGCTTGTAGTGAAGCTGAGGTCATTAAGCACGCAGTCAAAAGACATCATGAA TTTGTTACCAGAAACGTTAATTGGCAGTATGTGCTGCATCCATCTCTTGATATTCTATCGACAAATACTTGGTGACGCACTCCTGAGAGACAGAATAAACATGCAAAGTGCAG aaTTAATCTGTAATCCTATTCTAGCAACTTTTCCGCAACTCACGGATCAGCCAGACCTGATGGATGCGCTGCGG AGCGCTTGGGTGGACAGAGAGAGAACTTTAAAGAGATCAGAAAAG agagaCCGAGAATTCCTGAAGTCTGTGTTCATCCAGGTGTACCACAACTCAGCCTTCCCTCTCCTCCGCTCCACTTTGCTCCCCAGCTACAAGTGGGCAGATGAGGAGTCCGAAGCGTCTCGCTGGAGGGTGATTGCTGACTTCCTGAGAAAGAGCCGAGACAATGATGGTGCCCTTCAGTCTCTGCTGTCCCCAGAAAATACTCAAACAGCTTTTGACATCTCAGAGCTGGCCTACGATTTCTTAGGAGAAACGAGGAAAAACAGTCCCACAGTATGA
- the NPHP1 gene encoding nephrocystin-1 isoform X1, producing MTGRRARSPLQRVQRQSRELRAQVEALRAESAGAAVGQREALRQRCFQLQKLVDENTNTLRSLKKADEPAPVGNYDQRKEEEEKLLLKLSQQLQKFCHVLDKDNAATKDTVNKGSLKDSRREHKDKEEDEGADDNGESSEEEESEEADEEDGDNLDDPDVKECIAVGSFNAQQEGDLTFTKGEVLLIHDKKADGWWVAENSKGERGLVPRTYLAVHNEDESQEESDGHIEVVDETADGTEIKKRTDSHWSAVRKAITESDTVEILAAMGVVPAGFRLSTLSQLLEEGNQFRASYFLQPKLTPSQLAFKDLVWDPEKNTICPIPTRVSLIVTLCSCKTIPLPASSIQVLSRHVRLCLFDGSRVLSNIHTVRATWQPKNPQTWTFSARVTGISPSLLDGDCFVRSNSLSSDIGLLFELGITYIRNSTGERQELSCGWAFQKLFTSDGMPVPSKLYELPLNGGTPYERGIEVDPSLSRRGSGVLHQLISLRKQPVLVVKLRSLSTQSKDIMNLLPETLIGSMCCIHLLIFYRQILGDALLRDRINMQSAELICNPILATFPQLTDQPDLMDALRSAWVDRERTLKRSEKRDREFLKSVFIQVYHNSAFPLLRSTLLPSYKWADEESEASRWRVIADFLRKSRDNDGALQSLLSPENTQTAFDISELAYDFLGETRKNSPTV from the exons ATGACGGGGCGGCGGGCGCGCAGCCCACTGCAGAGAGTGCAGCgccagagcagggagctgcGGGCGCAG GTGGAGGCGCTGCGGGCAGAGAGCGCGGGCGCGGCCGTGGGGCAGCGGGAGGCCTTGAGGCAGAG gtgttttcagctgcagaaactgGTGGACGAGAATACAAATACTCTTCGTAGTTTGAAAAAG gCTGACGAGCCTGCGCCTGTGGGGAATTACGatcagaggaaagaagaagaagaaaagctgttgcTAAAGCtatcccagcagctgcagaaatttTGTCATGTCTTGGATAAGGACAATGCAGCTACAAAGGACACGGT GAACAAGGGGAGTCTGAAAGATTCTCGGAGAGAACACAAAGATAAAGAAGAGGATGAGGGTGCTGATGACAATGGTGAAAgcagtgaggaagaagaaagtgaagaagcAGATGAGGAAGATGGGGATAACTTGGATGATCCTGATGTTAAAGAATGCATTGCAGTGGGAAGCTTTAATGCACAGCAGGAAGGGGACCTCACATTTACG AAAGGTGAAGTCCTGCTTATACATGATAAGAAGGCGGATGGCTGGTGGGTAGCCGAGAACTCAAAAGGGGAGAGAGGCCTCGTGCCTAGGACCTATCTGGCG GTCCATAATGAAGATGAAAGCCAAGAGGAAAGTGATGGACACATAGAAGTGGTGGATGAAACAGCAGAtggaactgaaattaaaaaaag aacagACTCTCACTGGAGTGCTGTAAGAAAAGCTATCACAGAG agtGACACAGTAGAGATATTGGCAGCCATGGGAGTTGTTCCTGCAGGATTCCGTCTATCCACACTTTCCCAGCTCTTAGAAGAAG GTAATCAGTTCAGAGCAAGTTACTTCTTGCAGCCTAAACTTACTCCATCCCAGCTGGCTTTTAAAGATTTGGTGTGGGAccctgaaaaaaatact ATCTGCCCTATACCAACTCGAGTATCCCTGATTGTAACTTTGTGTAGCTGTAAAACGATTCCTCTCCCAGCATCCAGCATTCAGGTTCTCAGTAGACACGTTCGACTCTGTCTATTCGATGGCAGTCGG GTACTGAGTAACATTCATACAGTGAGAGCTACGTGGCAACCTAAAAACCCTCAGACGTGGACCTTTTCTGCAAGG GTAACAGGCATTTCACCCAGCTTACTGGATGGTGACTGTTTTGTCAGGTCCAATTCCTTATCTTCAGACATTGGTTTACTATTCGAACTTGGCATCACTTACATTCGCAAC tcaACAGGTGAACGACAGGAGCTAAGCTGTGGCTGGgcatttcagaagctttttaCTTCTGATGGAATGCCTGTTCCTTCCAA ACTGTATGAGCTGCCATTAAATGGTGGTACTCCCTATGAGAGAGGCATTGAGGTTGACCCATCGCTATCAAGGAGAG GCAGTGGTGTTCTTCATCAGCTTATATCACTCAGGAAGCAGCCTGTGCTTGTAGTGAAGCTGAGGTCATTAAGCACGCAGTCAAAAGACATCATGAA TTTGTTACCAGAAACGTTAATTGGCAGTATGTGCTGCATCCATCTCTTGATATTCTATCGACAAATACTTGGTGACGCACTCCTGAGAGACAGAATAAACATGCAAAGTGCAG aaTTAATCTGTAATCCTATTCTAGCAACTTTTCCGCAACTCACGGATCAGCCAGACCTGATGGATGCGCTGCGG AGCGCTTGGGTGGACAGAGAGAGAACTTTAAAGAGATCAGAAAAG agagaCCGAGAATTCCTGAAGTCTGTGTTCATCCAGGTGTACCACAACTCAGCCTTCCCTCTCCTCCGCTCCACTTTGCTCCCCAGCTACAAGTGGGCAGATGAGGAGTCCGAAGCGTCTCGCTGGAGGGTGATTGCTGACTTCCTGAGAAAGAGCCGAGACAATGATGGTGCCCTTCAGTCTCTGCTGTCCCCAGAAAATACTCAAACAGCTTTTGACATCTCAGAGCTGGCCTACGATTTCTTAGGAGAAACGAGGAAAAACAGTCCCACAGTATGA
- the NPHP1 gene encoding nephrocystin-1 isoform X3, with the protein MTGRRARSPLQRVQRQSRELRAQVEALRAESAGAAVGQREALRQRCFQLQKLVDENTNTLRSLKKADEPAPVGNYDQRKEEEEKLLLKLSQQLQKFCHVLDKDNAATKDTVNKGSLKDSRREHKDKEEDEGADDNGESSEEEESEEADEEDGDNLDDPDVKECIAVGSFNAQQEGDLTFTVHNEDESQEESDGHIEVVDETADGTEIKKRTDSHWSAVRKAITESDTVEILAAMGVVPAGFRLSTLSQLLEEGNQFRASYFLQPKLTPSQLAFKDLVWDPEKNTICPIPTRVSLIVTLCSCKTIPLPASSIQVLSRHVRLCLFDGSRVLSNIHTVRATWQPKNPQTWTFSARVTGISPSLLDGDCFVRSNSLSSDIGLLFELGITYIRNSTGERQELSCGWAFQKLFTSDGMPVPSKLYELPLNGGTPYERGIEVDPSLSRRGSGVLHQLISLRKQPVLVVKLRSLSTQSKDIMNLLPETLIGSMCCIHLLIFYRQILGDALLRDRINMQSAELICNPILATFPQLTDQPDLMDALRSAWVDRERTLKRSEKRDREFLKSVFIQVYHNSAFPLLRSTLLPSYKWADEESEASRWRVIADFLRKSRDNDGALQSLLSPENTQTAFDISELAYDFLGETRKNSPTV; encoded by the exons ATGACGGGGCGGCGGGCGCGCAGCCCACTGCAGAGAGTGCAGCgccagagcagggagctgcGGGCGCAG GTGGAGGCGCTGCGGGCAGAGAGCGCGGGCGCGGCCGTGGGGCAGCGGGAGGCCTTGAGGCAGAG gtgttttcagctgcagaaactgGTGGACGAGAATACAAATACTCTTCGTAGTTTGAAAAAG gCTGACGAGCCTGCGCCTGTGGGGAATTACGatcagaggaaagaagaagaagaaaagctgttgcTAAAGCtatcccagcagctgcagaaatttTGTCATGTCTTGGATAAGGACAATGCAGCTACAAAGGACACGGT GAACAAGGGGAGTCTGAAAGATTCTCGGAGAGAACACAAAGATAAAGAAGAGGATGAGGGTGCTGATGACAATGGTGAAAgcagtgaggaagaagaaagtgaagaagcAGATGAGGAAGATGGGGATAACTTGGATGATCCTGATGTTAAAGAATGCATTGCAGTGGGAAGCTTTAATGCACAGCAGGAAGGGGACCTCACATTTACG GTCCATAATGAAGATGAAAGCCAAGAGGAAAGTGATGGACACATAGAAGTGGTGGATGAAACAGCAGAtggaactgaaattaaaaaaag aacagACTCTCACTGGAGTGCTGTAAGAAAAGCTATCACAGAG agtGACACAGTAGAGATATTGGCAGCCATGGGAGTTGTTCCTGCAGGATTCCGTCTATCCACACTTTCCCAGCTCTTAGAAGAAG GTAATCAGTTCAGAGCAAGTTACTTCTTGCAGCCTAAACTTACTCCATCCCAGCTGGCTTTTAAAGATTTGGTGTGGGAccctgaaaaaaatact ATCTGCCCTATACCAACTCGAGTATCCCTGATTGTAACTTTGTGTAGCTGTAAAACGATTCCTCTCCCAGCATCCAGCATTCAGGTTCTCAGTAGACACGTTCGACTCTGTCTATTCGATGGCAGTCGG GTACTGAGTAACATTCATACAGTGAGAGCTACGTGGCAACCTAAAAACCCTCAGACGTGGACCTTTTCTGCAAGG GTAACAGGCATTTCACCCAGCTTACTGGATGGTGACTGTTTTGTCAGGTCCAATTCCTTATCTTCAGACATTGGTTTACTATTCGAACTTGGCATCACTTACATTCGCAAC tcaACAGGTGAACGACAGGAGCTAAGCTGTGGCTGGgcatttcagaagctttttaCTTCTGATGGAATGCCTGTTCCTTCCAA ACTGTATGAGCTGCCATTAAATGGTGGTACTCCCTATGAGAGAGGCATTGAGGTTGACCCATCGCTATCAAGGAGAG GCAGTGGTGTTCTTCATCAGCTTATATCACTCAGGAAGCAGCCTGTGCTTGTAGTGAAGCTGAGGTCATTAAGCACGCAGTCAAAAGACATCATGAA TTTGTTACCAGAAACGTTAATTGGCAGTATGTGCTGCATCCATCTCTTGATATTCTATCGACAAATACTTGGTGACGCACTCCTGAGAGACAGAATAAACATGCAAAGTGCAG aaTTAATCTGTAATCCTATTCTAGCAACTTTTCCGCAACTCACGGATCAGCCAGACCTGATGGATGCGCTGCGG AGCGCTTGGGTGGACAGAGAGAGAACTTTAAAGAGATCAGAAAAG agagaCCGAGAATTCCTGAAGTCTGTGTTCATCCAGGTGTACCACAACTCAGCCTTCCCTCTCCTCCGCTCCACTTTGCTCCCCAGCTACAAGTGGGCAGATGAGGAGTCCGAAGCGTCTCGCTGGAGGGTGATTGCTGACTTCCTGAGAAAGAGCCGAGACAATGATGGTGCCCTTCAGTCTCTGCTGTCCCCAGAAAATACTCAAACAGCTTTTGACATCTCAGAGCTGGCCTACGATTTCTTAGGAGAAACGAGGAAAAACAGTCCCACAGTATGA
- the NPHP1 gene encoding nephrocystin-1 isoform X4, translated as MTGRRARSPLQRVQRQSRELRAQVEALRAESAGAAVGQREALRQRCFQLQKLVDENTNTLRSLKKADEPAPVGNYDQRKEEEEKLLLKLSQQLQKFCHVLDKDNAATKDTVNKGSLKDSRREHKDKEEDEGADDNGESSEEEESEEADEEDGDNLDDPDVKECIAVGSFNAQQEGDLTFTKGEVLLIHDKKADGWWVAENSKGERGLVPRTYLAVHNEDESQEESDGHIEVVDETADGTEIKKRTDSHWSAVRKAITESDTVEILAAMGVVPAGFRLSTLSQLLEEGNQFRASYFLQPKLTPSQLAFKDLVWDPEKNTICPIPTRVSLIVTLCSCKTIPLPASSIQVLSRHVRLCLFDGSRVLSNIHTVRATWQPKNPQTWTFSARVTGISPSLLDGDCFVRSNSLSSDIGLLFELGITYIRNSTGERQELSCGWAFQKLFTSDGMPVPSKLYELPLNGGTPYERGIEVDPSLSRRGSGVLHQLISLRKQPVLVVKLRSLSTQSKDIMNLLPETLIGSMCCIHLLIFYRQILGDALLRDRINMQSAELICNPILATFPQLTDQPDLMDALRINGKAKQQRSYNEAALLCLEKQENI; from the exons ATGACGGGGCGGCGGGCGCGCAGCCCACTGCAGAGAGTGCAGCgccagagcagggagctgcGGGCGCAG GTGGAGGCGCTGCGGGCAGAGAGCGCGGGCGCGGCCGTGGGGCAGCGGGAGGCCTTGAGGCAGAG gtgttttcagctgcagaaactgGTGGACGAGAATACAAATACTCTTCGTAGTTTGAAAAAG gCTGACGAGCCTGCGCCTGTGGGGAATTACGatcagaggaaagaagaagaagaaaagctgttgcTAAAGCtatcccagcagctgcagaaatttTGTCATGTCTTGGATAAGGACAATGCAGCTACAAAGGACACGGT GAACAAGGGGAGTCTGAAAGATTCTCGGAGAGAACACAAAGATAAAGAAGAGGATGAGGGTGCTGATGACAATGGTGAAAgcagtgaggaagaagaaagtgaagaagcAGATGAGGAAGATGGGGATAACTTGGATGATCCTGATGTTAAAGAATGCATTGCAGTGGGAAGCTTTAATGCACAGCAGGAAGGGGACCTCACATTTACG AAAGGTGAAGTCCTGCTTATACATGATAAGAAGGCGGATGGCTGGTGGGTAGCCGAGAACTCAAAAGGGGAGAGAGGCCTCGTGCCTAGGACCTATCTGGCG GTCCATAATGAAGATGAAAGCCAAGAGGAAAGTGATGGACACATAGAAGTGGTGGATGAAACAGCAGAtggaactgaaattaaaaaaag aacagACTCTCACTGGAGTGCTGTAAGAAAAGCTATCACAGAG agtGACACAGTAGAGATATTGGCAGCCATGGGAGTTGTTCCTGCAGGATTCCGTCTATCCACACTTTCCCAGCTCTTAGAAGAAG GTAATCAGTTCAGAGCAAGTTACTTCTTGCAGCCTAAACTTACTCCATCCCAGCTGGCTTTTAAAGATTTGGTGTGGGAccctgaaaaaaatact ATCTGCCCTATACCAACTCGAGTATCCCTGATTGTAACTTTGTGTAGCTGTAAAACGATTCCTCTCCCAGCATCCAGCATTCAGGTTCTCAGTAGACACGTTCGACTCTGTCTATTCGATGGCAGTCGG GTACTGAGTAACATTCATACAGTGAGAGCTACGTGGCAACCTAAAAACCCTCAGACGTGGACCTTTTCTGCAAGG GTAACAGGCATTTCACCCAGCTTACTGGATGGTGACTGTTTTGTCAGGTCCAATTCCTTATCTTCAGACATTGGTTTACTATTCGAACTTGGCATCACTTACATTCGCAAC tcaACAGGTGAACGACAGGAGCTAAGCTGTGGCTGGgcatttcagaagctttttaCTTCTGATGGAATGCCTGTTCCTTCCAA ACTGTATGAGCTGCCATTAAATGGTGGTACTCCCTATGAGAGAGGCATTGAGGTTGACCCATCGCTATCAAGGAGAG GCAGTGGTGTTCTTCATCAGCTTATATCACTCAGGAAGCAGCCTGTGCTTGTAGTGAAGCTGAGGTCATTAAGCACGCAGTCAAAAGACATCATGAA TTTGTTACCAGAAACGTTAATTGGCAGTATGTGCTGCATCCATCTCTTGATATTCTATCGACAAATACTTGGTGACGCACTCCTGAGAGACAGAATAAACATGCAAAGTGCAG aaTTAATCTGTAATCCTATTCTAGCAACTTTTCCGCAACTCACGGATCAGCCAGACCTGATGGATGCGCTGCGG ATAAATGGAAAAGCCAAGCAGCAGAGAAGTTATAATGAAGCAGCTCTCTTGTGCCTTGAAAAGCAAGAGAACATCTGA
- the MALL gene encoding MAL-like protein: protein MASASPTAATSQPSLPSGPVIFKTIPYAFILPEIICGAWVWILVAATSVSFPLLQGWVMYVSLTSCLISLLLLISYLFGFHRNSNNWKVLDSLYHGATAILYMSAAVLQANATINSEFHFSSPLYYQLNCAASFFAFITTFLYILHAFSNYYQ from the exons ATGGCATCCGCATCTCCCACTGCAGCCACCTCGCAGCCCTCACTGCCCTCCGGACCCGTCatctttaaaaccattccctaCGCCTTCATCCTGCCGGAGATA ATCTGCGGGGCCTGGGTTTGGATCCTCGTTGCCGCTACCTCAGTCTCCTTCCcgctgctgcagggatgggttATGTACGTGTCCCTTACCTCTTGCCTCATCTCCCTGTTGCTCCTCATAAGTTACCTCTTCGGATTtcacagaaacagcaacaactgGAAAGTGCTG GATAGTTTGTACCACGGTGCCACAGCCATTCTGTACATGAGTGCTGCTGTCTTGCAAGCCAACGCCACAATCAACTCTGAGTTCCACTTCAGCTCACCACTCTACTACCAACTCAACTGTGCCGCATCG TTCTTTGCCTTCATCACGACCTTCCTGTATATCCTTCATGCCTTCAGCAACTACTACCAGTGA